A stretch of the Desulfovibrio sp. Huiquan2017 genome encodes the following:
- a CDS encoding RidA family protein, with amino-acid sequence MKTQITTGNAPSAIGPFSQGIRAGETVYISGQLPISPETGSMCEGSIGDCTRQCLKNLEGIVTEAGGTLADVVKVTVFLTDMADFGAVNEVYAEFFPSPAPARSAFAVAKLPLNGRIEIEAIALIPRK; translated from the coding sequence ATGAAGACCCAGATCACCACCGGCAACGCACCTTCGGCCATCGGTCCCTTTTCCCAGGGCATTCGGGCGGGAGAAACCGTCTACATCTCCGGTCAGCTGCCCATCTCTCCCGAAACCGGGAGCATGTGCGAAGGCTCGATCGGCGATTGTACCCGCCAATGCCTGAAGAACCTCGAAGGCATCGTCACGGAGGCGGGCGGCACGCTTGCGGACGTCGTCAAGGTTACCGTCTTTCTGACGGACATGGCCGATTTCGGCGCTGTCAACGAAGTCTACGCCGAGTTCTTTCCCTCGCCGGCTCCCGCGCGCAGCGCCTTTGCCGTTGCGAAGCTGCCGCTGAACGGGCGGATCGAGATCGAAGCCATCGCCCTGATCCCCCGGAAATAG
- a CDS encoding outer membrane lipoprotein-sorting protein, whose product MYSLKYVLFVAAVCLVFGGGNQASAMDAGEVLLAVDRNLAPVSYESYRKLINIEPDGSKREYVLYTIKKGQDMVASVFLEPSSDKGRGTLRLGDNMWLHIPSVAKPVRITSLQSVTGGIFNNADIMRLDYSAEYTPESLEESGDAYLLRLKAKTNEVAYDRLEMLVAKDRLVPTEIKCLAASGMLIKTLHFKKMTDFGDGFVRPAIVETDSPLHKGYLSVMIFARMKARDFSDEVFTLNYLPRIETLRQ is encoded by the coding sequence ATGTACTCTTTGAAATATGTCCTGTTCGTTGCTGCCGTCTGCCTTGTTTTTGGCGGCGGCAATCAGGCTTCCGCCATGGATGCAGGGGAAGTGCTCCTGGCCGTGGACCGCAACCTGGCCCCGGTCAGCTACGAATCCTACCGCAAGCTCATCAACATCGAGCCGGACGGGAGCAAAAGGGAATATGTCCTCTACACCATCAAGAAAGGCCAGGACATGGTGGCCTCCGTCTTCCTGGAGCCTTCCAGCGACAAGGGGCGCGGGACCTTGCGCCTAGGCGACAACATGTGGCTCCACATTCCGAGCGTGGCCAAACCGGTCAGGATAACCAGCCTCCAATCGGTGACGGGTGGCATCTTCAACAATGCCGATATCATGCGCCTAGACTATAGTGCCGAATATACGCCCGAATCCTTGGAGGAAAGCGGTGACGCCTATTTGCTTCGCCTGAAGGCGAAGACCAACGAGGTTGCCTATGACAGGCTGGAGATGCTGGTGGCCAAGGACCGGTTGGTTCCGACGGAGATCAAGTGTCTCGCGGCGTCCGGGATGCTGATCAAAACCCTGCATTTCAAGAAGATGACCGACTTCGGCGACGGATTCGTCCGCCCGGCCATTGTCGAGACGGACAGCCCGCTCCACAAGGGGTACCTCTCGGTGATGATCTTCGCCCGGATGAAGGCCAGGGACTTCTCGGATGAAGTCTTCACCCTCAACTACCTGCCGCGGATAGAAACCCTTCGTCAGTGA
- a CDS encoding ABC transporter permease, whose product MLNIFKIALRNLARYKRRTALTSLLIVIGVCMVVMFSGLAGSFKSMMIGIITDSVIGHMQIHRKGYFSSIDTMPLNLNMKGQAYKKIAETLDATPGVEAYAPRLKLGAVLSNYMESTNVRLSAIDPKREMAVCTALAGRMKQGAPGSGEDLLEKGQVVIPEKVAKSLGMKPGDSVVLVATNKDGSVNGMEFQLAGIIEDLMGPGGKDAYMHIEDARSLLRTEPGEVTEIVVRVSSFNKLKSIAGSLTATLGGFTNKKGQPAFELHTWDKLSPFSNIANMIDLMLVTVKIVMVAIVLISVLNVMLMSVFERVREIGTIAAMGTSPGTIMSLFVAEGVLLGVLGTALGLILGVGGLLAFKAAGVAFSFGRMDNLIVRPDINPGEMLFLSAIVLVASALAALQPAWKASRMEPVDALGHV is encoded by the coding sequence ATGCTTAACATATTCAAGATCGCCCTGCGCAATCTGGCGCGCTACAAACGGCGTACCGCCCTCACTTCCCTGCTCATCGTCATCGGCGTGTGCATGGTGGTCATGTTCTCGGGCCTCGCCGGATCGTTCAAGTCCATGATGATCGGCATCATCACGGATTCGGTTATCGGGCACATGCAAATCCATCGCAAAGGCTATTTTTCATCCATCGACACCATGCCCCTCAACCTGAACATGAAGGGGCAGGCGTACAAGAAAATCGCGGAAACCCTCGACGCCACCCCCGGCGTGGAGGCGTATGCGCCCAGGCTGAAGCTCGGCGCGGTCCTCAGCAACTATATGGAAAGCACCAACGTCAGGCTTTCGGCCATCGACCCGAAACGGGAAATGGCCGTCTGCACGGCATTGGCCGGCAGGATGAAGCAGGGAGCCCCCGGCTCCGGCGAAGACCTGCTCGAAAAGGGTCAGGTCGTCATTCCCGAAAAGGTGGCCAAGAGCCTGGGGATGAAGCCCGGCGACTCCGTGGTGCTGGTCGCCACCAACAAGGACGGCTCGGTAAACGGCATGGAATTTCAGCTTGCCGGAATCATCGAAGACCTCATGGGACCGGGCGGAAAAGACGCCTACATGCACATCGAGGACGCCCGCAGCCTCCTGCGCACCGAACCGGGCGAGGTCACCGAGATCGTGGTCAGGGTTTCCAGCTTCAACAAGCTGAAGTCCATCGCCGGGTCGCTCACGGCAACGCTTGGCGGATTCACGAACAAGAAGGGGCAGCCCGCCTTCGAGCTGCACACCTGGGACAAGCTGTCGCCGTTCTCCAATATCGCGAACATGATCGACCTGATGCTGGTCACGGTGAAGATCGTCATGGTCGCCATCGTCCTCATCAGCGTGCTCAACGTGATGCTGATGTCGGTCTTCGAGCGTGTGCGGGAAATCGGGACCATCGCCGCCATGGGAACCTCCCCCGGAACGATCATGTCGCTTTTCGTGGCCGAGGGCGTGCTCCTGGGCGTGCTGGGGACGGCGCTCGGCCTGATCCTGGGCGTGGGCGGTCTGCTGGCCTTCAAGGCGGCTGGAGTGGCCTTCTCCTTCGGGCGGATGGATAACCTAATCGTGCGTCCGGACATCAACCCCGGCGAAATGCTCTTCCTGTCGGCCATCGTCCTGGTGGCCTCCGCCCTGGCGGCGCTGCAACCCGCGTGGAAGGCAAGCCGGATGGAACCCGTCGATGCGCTCGGCCACGTATAA
- a CDS encoding ABC transporter ATP-binding protein has protein sequence MSLIELNGISKKYLTGEVETEALKQVTVSIEKGKLVTFVGPSGSGKTTLLNIIGCMDKPSSGEVRVTGARVDTLGKKEAANFRGKHLGFIFQSFNLIPVLSVYENIEYPLLMITRTSASERRERVMAVLEAVGMTDQKDKRPDQISGGQKQRVAVARALVTNPEVVLADEPTANLDHDTAHKIIDLMKKMRDTYGTTFVFSTHDPRIVEHADVVHGIEDGRLLAGNPLIQGGNDHA, from the coding sequence ATGTCGCTGATCGAACTGAACGGCATTTCGAAAAAATACCTGACGGGGGAGGTCGAAACCGAAGCCCTGAAACAGGTCACCGTCTCTATCGAGAAAGGGAAACTCGTCACGTTCGTCGGGCCTTCGGGCAGCGGCAAGACCACGCTGCTGAACATCATCGGCTGCATGGACAAGCCGTCGTCCGGGGAGGTCCGGGTGACCGGCGCCAGGGTGGACACACTGGGCAAGAAGGAGGCGGCGAATTTTCGCGGCAAGCATCTCGGCTTCATCTTCCAGTCGTTCAATCTCATCCCGGTCCTGAGCGTGTATGAGAACATAGAGTACCCTCTGCTCATGATCACCAGGACTTCGGCGAGCGAACGGCGGGAACGCGTGATGGCCGTTCTGGAGGCCGTCGGCATGACGGACCAGAAGGACAAGCGGCCGGACCAGATTTCGGGCGGACAGAAACAGCGCGTGGCCGTGGCCCGGGCGCTGGTGACCAACCCGGAGGTGGTGCTGGCGGATGAGCCCACCGCCAACCTCGACCATGATACGGCCCACAAGATCATCGATCTGATGAAAAAGATGCGGGACACCTACGGGACCACCTTCGTCTTCTCCACCCACGACCCGCGCATCGTCGAACACGCCGATGTGGTGCACGGCATTGAGGACGGCAGGCTGCTTGCCGGAAATCCGCTTATCCAGGGAGGCAACGACCATGCTTAA
- a CDS encoding periplasmic heavy metal sensor: MHYLKRSLLALSVGLNVAFILFWGMQHFSGQNQTPLEKSRPSGDQFFAARYEGVQVTPEQWKALEPYALAFKTNTDRIRRETMQLRKQLLELLDKPVADEEVIRVIQQKILANQGDMKDEVLRLLLHEKSVLRPDQFSGLIQAIRDYGGRRPGFGIMTGGKPERD, encoded by the coding sequence ATGCATTATTTGAAGCGGTCTTTGCTGGCCCTGTCGGTAGGATTGAACGTCGCTTTCATCCTGTTCTGGGGGATGCAGCATTTTTCCGGGCAGAATCAGACACCGCTGGAAAAGTCCCGCCCTTCTGGTGACCAGTTTTTTGCAGCGAGGTATGAAGGCGTGCAGGTGACTCCCGAACAATGGAAGGCACTGGAGCCCTATGCCTTGGCCTTCAAGACCAACACCGACCGCATCCGCCGGGAAACGATGCAGTTGCGAAAGCAGTTGCTTGAGTTGCTGGACAAACCCGTTGCCGATGAAGAGGTGATCCGAGTCATTCAGCAAAAGATTCTTGCGAACCAGGGCGACATGAAAGACGAGGTTCTTCGTCTCCTGCTCCATGAGAAAAGCGTGTTGCGGCCGGATCAGTTTTCCGGGTTGATCCAGGCGATTCGGGATTACGGAGGCCGCAGGCCCGGATTTGGGATAATGACCGGAGGAAAACCGGAACGGGATTAA
- a CDS encoding anti-sigma factor yields MEMRSTHMHCRNCHTRLSAYLDGELPEREMRDMERHLDGCASCRERLAGLEALDAPLASLSIPEMPGDLGYRIMARASREYFDTPKKGGFRVIARRWLGSTATASALAAGLLLGGLLGWNSHGNPVSERTMMQTEKTVFASLSAAPGGSIEAAVLAGFSDGGRL; encoded by the coding sequence ATGGAAATGAGGTCGACACACATGCATTGCCGAAATTGCCATACACGTCTTTCCGCCTACCTGGACGGGGAACTGCCCGAACGGGAGATGCGGGATATGGAACGTCATCTGGACGGGTGTGCGTCATGCCGGGAGCGTCTTGCCGGGTTGGAGGCATTGGATGCGCCTCTTGCTTCCCTGAGCATTCCGGAGATGCCGGGCGATCTGGGATACCGGATCATGGCCCGGGCTTCGCGGGAGTATTTCGACACCCCGAAAAAGGGAGGCTTCCGGGTGATCGCCCGCAGGTGGCTGGGGTCGACGGCCACGGCGTCAGCCTTGGCGGCAGGCCTGCTTCTGGGCGGCCTGCTCGGGTGGAACAGCCACGGCAATCCGGTTTCGGAACGGACTATGATGCAGACGGAGAAAACGGTCTTCGCGTCCCTGAGCGCCGCTCCCGGCGGGTCGATCGAAGCCGCAGTGCTGGCCGGATTCAGCGACGGGGGGAGGTTGTAA
- a CDS encoding sigma-70 family RNA polymerase sigma factor, giving the protein MPDRSRSQLPDEVLLEASGNGDRQAFGELVRRHQSWAWGVACRFLGSGNDAEDIVQAAFIRLLGASGRYRRTARFKTFFHVIISRLCLDHAKRKKTEQADDYPELADSSPGQEEALIMNQNAARVRRALDALPPRPRMAVVLRYYEGLGYDEMAVVLETSRKGVERLLSRGREALRDKLGSR; this is encoded by the coding sequence TTGCCTGATAGGTCCCGATCGCAACTCCCGGACGAAGTCCTGTTGGAGGCCTCGGGCAACGGGGACCGGCAGGCCTTCGGGGAACTCGTCCGACGCCACCAGTCCTGGGCCTGGGGCGTTGCCTGCCGTTTTCTCGGCTCCGGGAACGATGCCGAAGACATCGTCCAGGCCGCCTTCATCAGGCTGCTCGGCGCGTCTGGCCGCTATCGCCGTACCGCGCGTTTCAAGACCTTCTTCCACGTCATCATCTCCCGGCTCTGCCTGGATCATGCCAAAAGAAAAAAAACGGAACAGGCGGACGACTATCCGGAATTGGCCGATTCGTCTCCCGGGCAGGAGGAGGCGTTGATAATGAACCAGAACGCGGCCCGCGTGCGCCGGGCATTGGACGCTCTCCCTCCCAGGCCTCGCATGGCCGTCGTGCTTCGGTACTATGAAGGGCTCGGTTATGATGAAATGGCCGTTGTTCTTGAAACGTCACGGAAGGGCGTCGAGCGGCTGCTGTCCAGGGGACGCGAGGCCTTGCGGGATAAACTGGGATCACGATGA
- a CDS encoding ABC transporter permease, producing MNKLIAFWNILAKDMRTYYLKPPNVSWGIIFPLAWTAMFFIRSGSGLESIPQLLPGVVAISILFGTTSMLAVTVTFEKKNRSFERLLLAPMSFELLMLAKTSGAIFFGVCNAFVPVIMALFLTDLAQIAWAQFIPAVILIAVASTFQGLFIAVAVSEVFEAQTFSNFFRFPMIFLCGLFFPIERLPALLQPVSYVLPLTYGADVLHGAVHGGHILPWYLDLPVLGLFCAALFWASLRNIRRRWIA from the coding sequence ATGAACAAGCTGATCGCCTTCTGGAATATCTTGGCAAAAGACATGCGCACCTACTATCTGAAACCGCCGAACGTGAGCTGGGGCATCATCTTCCCCCTGGCGTGGACAGCCATGTTCTTCATCCGCTCCGGGAGCGGGCTGGAAAGCATTCCGCAGCTACTCCCCGGCGTGGTGGCCATCTCCATCCTGTTCGGCACCACCTCCATGCTCGCGGTCACGGTGACCTTCGAGAAGAAAAACCGCTCCTTCGAACGGCTGTTGCTGGCACCCATGTCATTTGAGCTCCTGATGCTTGCCAAGACGAGCGGGGCGATCTTTTTCGGCGTGTGCAACGCCTTTGTACCCGTGATCATGGCCCTGTTCCTGACCGACCTCGCCCAGATCGCCTGGGCGCAGTTCATCCCCGCAGTGATCCTCATCGCGGTGGCCTCCACGTTCCAGGGACTGTTCATCGCGGTGGCCGTCAGCGAGGTGTTCGAGGCGCAGACCTTTTCCAACTTCTTCCGTTTTCCCATGATCTTCCTGTGCGGGCTCTTCTTCCCCATCGAGAGGCTGCCCGCCCTGCTCCAGCCCGTGTCCTACGTACTGCCCCTGACTTACGGGGCCGACGTCCTGCATGGTGCTGTCCATGGCGGCCACATTCTGCCATGGTATCTGGACTTGCCTGTACTCGGCCTGTTCTGTGCGGCGCTGTTCTGGGCGAGCCTTCGAAACATCCGGAGGCGGTGGATTGCCTGA